From Geomonas agri, one genomic window encodes:
- a CDS encoding helix-turn-helix domain-containing protein: MISSSYTWCMFHLLLLSSLIPEAPQVYSYDQQSTTSHGGISMSHISTNLTAATNPRNDQPAIGRRGLSEEEAAHYLGISRASLRQGRMEGRRANRLPPPPFVKLGRKILYLKDDLDQWLEANRHTA; encoded by the coding sequence ATGATATCAAGCAGTTACACTTGGTGCATGTTTCATTTACTTCTCTTATCCAGTTTGATACCTGAAGCACCTCAGGTGTATTCCTATGACCAACAATCAACAACGAGTCATGGGGGTATTTCTATGTCACACATATCAACCAATCTCACCGCAGCAACCAATCCCAGAAATGACCAACCGGCGATCGGCAGGCGTGGGCTCTCCGAGGAGGAAGCTGCGCACTACCTTGGAATTTCTCGGGCCTCCCTCCGTCAAGGCCGTATGGAGGGGCGCCGGGCAAACAGGCTACCGCCTCCGCCTTTTGTCAAACTGGGGCGGAAAATCCTTTACCTCAAAGACGATCTCGACCAGTGG
- a CDS encoding site-specific integrase, with protein sequence MKAKIGVELLRGKQTKAGEKKFEIWDTELKGFGLIVYPDIVKPDGRVEPGGKIYVARYRLANGKQTMARIGRHTLFTPAQARDEAEKILRMVKDGVDPAAEKKTAKQHTFKSFLDDVYAPWAEANQKDGKATVNRLRNCFAEFLSTDLINLTAWNVEKWRTRRLKEGLKPSTVNRDLTALKALVSKAVEWKALQDHPLSKVKPSKVDDGSRVRFLSKDEEQNLMRVLDERETRARAERSNANQWRRDRGYPLFPDLAAASFADHLKPMVLVSLNTGLRWGELVSLTWEKVDLDRALITVGGQTAKSGKTRYIPLNSPALDALAGWKKQSAGTLVFPGRKGGVLDNVNKAWGAVLEAAGIADFHWHDMRHHFASKLVMAGVDLNTVRELLGHSDLKMTLRYAHLAPEHKAAAVAKLVR encoded by the coding sequence ATGAAAGCCAAAATAGGCGTCGAACTTCTGAGGGGCAAGCAGACCAAGGCAGGAGAGAAGAAGTTTGAAATATGGGATACCGAACTCAAAGGCTTCGGACTCATTGTGTACCCTGACATAGTGAAGCCCGATGGCAGGGTGGAACCAGGCGGCAAGATATACGTCGCAAGATACCGGCTGGCTAATGGCAAACAAACCATGGCCAGGATCGGGCGCCATACCTTGTTCACTCCCGCACAGGCCCGAGACGAAGCCGAGAAGATCCTTCGCATGGTCAAAGACGGGGTCGACCCTGCAGCAGAAAAAAAGACCGCCAAACAGCACACCTTCAAATCCTTCCTCGATGACGTGTACGCTCCATGGGCCGAAGCCAACCAAAAGGACGGCAAAGCGACTGTCAACCGCCTAAGAAACTGCTTTGCAGAATTTTTAAGCACCGACCTGATAAACCTCACTGCCTGGAACGTGGAGAAGTGGCGGACCCGCCGGTTAAAGGAAGGCTTGAAACCCTCCACCGTCAACCGGGATCTTACCGCTTTAAAGGCGCTGGTTTCCAAGGCCGTCGAATGGAAGGCGTTGCAGGACCATCCCCTTTCCAAAGTGAAGCCTTCAAAGGTCGATGACGGCTCACGAGTGCGGTTTTTATCCAAGGACGAAGAGCAAAACCTTATGAGGGTTCTTGACGAACGCGAGACCAGGGCCAGGGCAGAGCGTAGCAACGCAAACCAATGGCGGAGAGACAGAGGCTATCCTCTTTTCCCTGACTTGGCCGCGGCATCCTTTGCCGATCACCTCAAGCCGATGGTTCTTGTTTCCCTCAATACCGGCTTGCGCTGGGGCGAACTCGTATCATTGACATGGGAAAAAGTGGACCTCGACCGGGCATTGATAACCGTTGGTGGCCAGACGGCAAAGAGCGGGAAAACCAGATACATCCCTCTCAATTCGCCGGCATTGGATGCCTTGGCCGGTTGGAAAAAGCAATCCGCGGGAACCCTGGTGTTTCCAGGCCGAAAAGGTGGAGTCCTCGACAATGTCAACAAAGCCTGGGGGGCCGTCCTCGAAGCCGCCGGCATCGCGGACTTCCATTGGCACGACATGCGCCACCACTTCGCCAGCAAGCTAGTCATGGCTGGGGTGGATCTCAACACAGTACGCGAATTGTTGGGCCATTCCGACCTGAAAATGACACTGCGGTACGCGCATCTTGCACCCGAGCATAAGGCCGCGGCCGTCGCCAAATTGGTGAGGTAA
- a CDS encoding phospholipid carrier-dependent glycosyltransferase, protein MPLQLDYLTRSHESRRRDLVLLTVLFGLLFLQLLGHFPLIDPDETRYAEIPREMLERGDLITPMLNYVKYFEKPVLLYWLNAASFYLFGISEFTARLACALSGLGTVLFSYHLGRELFGRRTGLLAALILGGCTGFLIQSRINITDIPLTFTVTVALGSYILAARDADQPRPGYYYLFYIFAALAVLAKGLIGMVLPGAVVFWHIVLTRRWRILKEMRLVTGLLVFFAVASPWFVLVCQRNPEFFQFFFIHEHFERFLTKVHGRYQPIWYFVPILIGFMIPWSFFILPALRNFWRNRSLPGGEARLYLALWAIIIFAFFSKSNSKLPAYILPVYPALAILIAGVFDRAFNGDFLPLRRPAIVFCGALCVLGCGGMLYPLVMHRPLVSPVGGLVIGSIFVIQGAVGLAAVKRRDPRQLFVGLLAGSILLFLAAPHIVFPLFVERKSYREPGEIVKKLAGPDAVLVSQGLRQGLSFYAQRRCVIFDGQGEIEFGSKIGDQSAWFLNRDGFRTLWNGPKPVYAMIVKEYLADLSRESATPPHILWQSSKHYLVSNR, encoded by the coding sequence ATGCCACTTCAACTGGACTACCTGACCCGGTCGCACGAATCGCGGCGCCGGGATCTAGTGCTGCTCACCGTACTGTTCGGGCTGCTCTTTCTCCAACTCCTGGGCCACTTCCCCCTGATCGACCCGGACGAGACGCGCTACGCCGAGATCCCGCGGGAAATGCTGGAGCGCGGCGACCTGATCACCCCGATGCTCAACTACGTGAAGTACTTCGAGAAGCCGGTGCTGCTGTACTGGCTGAACGCGGCGTCCTTCTACCTGTTCGGCATCAGCGAATTCACCGCCCGGCTGGCCTGCGCCCTGAGCGGCCTCGGCACGGTGCTGTTCAGCTATCACCTGGGACGCGAGCTCTTCGGCCGACGGACCGGGTTGCTCGCGGCCCTGATCCTCGGCGGATGCACGGGGTTCCTGATCCAGTCCAGGATCAACATCACCGACATACCGCTCACCTTCACCGTGACCGTTGCACTGGGGAGCTACATCCTCGCTGCGCGCGATGCCGACCAGCCCAGACCCGGCTATTACTACCTCTTCTACATCTTCGCCGCCCTCGCGGTGCTGGCCAAGGGGCTGATCGGCATGGTCCTTCCGGGTGCGGTCGTGTTCTGGCACATCGTGCTGACCCGCCGTTGGCGCATCCTGAAGGAGATGCGCCTGGTCACCGGGCTCCTGGTGTTCTTCGCGGTGGCCTCACCCTGGTTCGTGCTGGTGTGCCAGCGCAACCCGGAGTTCTTCCAGTTCTTCTTCATTCACGAACACTTCGAGCGCTTCCTGACCAAGGTGCACGGTCGCTACCAGCCGATCTGGTACTTCGTCCCCATCCTGATCGGCTTCATGATCCCCTGGTCCTTCTTCATCTTGCCTGCGCTGCGCAATTTCTGGCGCAACCGGTCACTTCCCGGGGGGGAGGCGCGCCTGTACCTCGCGCTGTGGGCCATCATCATCTTCGCGTTCTTCTCGAAATCCAATTCAAAACTGCCCGCCTACATCCTGCCGGTGTACCCGGCGCTGGCCATCCTGATCGCCGGGGTGTTCGACCGCGCCTTCAACGGTGATTTCCTCCCGCTGCGCCGCCCCGCCATCGTGTTCTGCGGTGCGCTGTGCGTCCTTGGGTGCGGGGGGATGCTCTACCCGCTGGTGATGCACCGACCGCTCGTGTCGCCGGTCGGGGGGCTCGTCATCGGCTCGATATTCGTCATACAGGGAGCAGTTGGCCTGGCAGCCGTGAAGCGCAGAGACCCGCGGCAGCTCTTCGTCGGTCTCCTGGCCGGCTCCATCCTCCTCTTTCTGGCCGCGCCCCACATCGTCTTTCCGCTGTTCGTGGAGCGCAAATCGTACCGCGAACCGGGAGAGATCGTGAAAAAGCTGGCCGGCCCGGACGCGGTGCTGGTGAGCCAGGGGTTGCGCCAGGGACTGAGCTTCTATGCCCAGCGCCGCTGCGTCATCTTCGACGGGCAGGGAGAGATCGAGTTCGGCAGCAAGATCGGCGACCAGTCTGCCTGGTTCTTGAATCGCGACGGCTTCCGCACCCTGTGGAACGGACCCAAGCCCGTGTACGCTATGATCGTGAAGGAATACCTGGCGGATCTCTCGAGGGAGAGCGCTACCCCGCCGCACATCCTGTGGCAGAGTTCCAAACACTACCTGGTAAGCAACAGATAA
- a CDS encoding bifunctional UDP-4-keto-pentose/UDP-xylose synthase produces MKVLILGVNGFIGNALTHRILTTTDWEVYGLDMACDKLERSMGHERFHFLEGDITINKEWIEYNIKKCDVVLPLVAIATPITYVKDPLRVFELDFEENLKVIRLCAKYNKRVIFPSTSEVYGMSPDREFNEENSPLMLGPINKERWIYSCAKQMLDRVIYAYGAHEGLRYTLFRPFNWIGPKLDSISTAKEGSSRVLTQFLYNILVGDPIQLVDGGEQRRSFTFLEDGIDCLMRIIENRDGCADARIFNIGNPSNDLSVKELAHKLLELVQQYPDYRDKAQNCRIVEVTSGEYYGKGYQDMLTRVPSVENAKKHLGWEPTTSVDDALKQTLDFYLIEQREHIQHLL; encoded by the coding sequence ATGAAGGTACTGATCCTCGGCGTGAACGGTTTCATCGGCAACGCCCTCACCCACCGCATCCTGACCACCACCGACTGGGAGGTCTACGGCCTCGACATGGCCTGCGACAAGCTGGAACGGTCCATGGGGCATGAGCGTTTCCACTTCCTCGAAGGCGACATCACCATCAACAAGGAATGGATCGAATACAACATCAAGAAGTGCGACGTGGTGCTCCCGCTGGTGGCCATCGCCACCCCGATCACCTACGTCAAGGACCCGCTGCGGGTCTTCGAGCTCGATTTCGAGGAAAACCTCAAGGTGATCCGCCTCTGCGCCAAGTACAACAAGCGCGTTATCTTCCCGTCCACCTCCGAGGTCTACGGCATGAGCCCGGACCGCGAATTTAACGAGGAGAACTCGCCGCTCATGCTGGGCCCGATCAACAAGGAGCGCTGGATCTACTCCTGTGCCAAGCAGATGCTGGACCGGGTCATCTACGCCTACGGTGCCCACGAGGGTCTGCGCTACACCCTGTTCCGCCCCTTCAACTGGATCGGCCCCAAGCTGGACTCGATCAGCACCGCCAAGGAAGGGAGCTCCCGCGTGCTGACCCAGTTCCTCTACAACATCCTGGTCGGCGACCCGATCCAGCTCGTGGACGGCGGCGAGCAGCGCCGCTCCTTCACCTTCCTCGAGGACGGCATCGACTGCCTGATGCGCATCATCGAGAACCGCGACGGCTGCGCCGACGCCCGGATCTTCAACATCGGCAACCCCAGCAACGACCTCTCCGTGAAAGAACTGGCGCACAAGCTGCTGGAACTGGTACAACAGTATCCCGATTACCGCGACAAGGCCCAGAACTGCCGCATCGTCGAGGTCACCTCGGGCGAGTACTACGGCAAGGGGTACCAGGACATGCTGACCCGCGTCCCCTCGGTGGAAAACGCGAAGAAGCACCTGGGCTGGGAGCCGACCACGTCCGTGGACGACGCCCTGAAACAGACCCTCGACTTCTACCTGATCGAGCAGCGGGAACACATCCAGCACCTTTTGTAA
- a CDS encoding DegT/DnrJ/EryC1/StrS family aminotransferase, which produces MRSEFLPFSTPTIEDAEINEVVDSLRSGWITTGPKVKRFEEEFRAYVGAPFAVPLSSATAGLHLTLLALKFKEGDEVITTPMTFASTVSICVLCGLKPVLVDIEPGTLNLDVTRVREKITPRTRAIIPVHFAGQPCDMDPIFALAREFNLTVIEDAAHAAGTEYKGRKIGSLDSVSIFSFHPNKNITTGEGGMVCTPDEALAEEVSLLKFHGMSREAWKRFAASGTPNYDIVLPGFKYNMMDIQAAIGIHQLPKLDGFIDRRTEIAHFYNKELADVAELCLPAYAPYPQRHAWHLYTPLVKIEHLSIDRDGFMAKLKELNIGSGLHYKAVHRHSWYQANLPQPENALPNADYASDRILSLPLFPKMTEDDARDVVEAVKTVIARNRK; this is translated from the coding sequence GTGCGCAGCGAATTTCTACCCTTTTCCACACCGACCATCGAGGACGCCGAGATCAACGAGGTGGTCGACTCTTTACGTTCGGGCTGGATCACCACCGGCCCCAAGGTGAAACGCTTCGAGGAGGAGTTCCGCGCCTATGTGGGGGCTCCCTTCGCGGTGCCCCTCTCCTCGGCTACCGCCGGGCTGCACCTGACCCTGCTCGCCCTGAAGTTCAAGGAGGGGGACGAGGTGATCACCACGCCGATGACCTTCGCCTCCACGGTTAGCATCTGCGTCCTGTGCGGATTGAAACCGGTCCTGGTCGACATCGAGCCGGGCACCCTCAACCTGGACGTCACCCGTGTGCGCGAGAAGATCACCCCGCGCACCCGGGCCATCATCCCGGTGCACTTTGCCGGGCAGCCCTGCGACATGGACCCGATCTTCGCGCTGGCGCGCGAGTTCAACCTCACCGTGATCGAGGACGCGGCCCACGCCGCCGGGACCGAGTACAAGGGGCGCAAGATCGGCTCCCTCGACTCCGTCTCCATCTTCTCCTTTCACCCCAATAAGAACATCACCACTGGTGAGGGGGGCATGGTCTGCACCCCGGACGAGGCGCTCGCCGAAGAGGTGTCGCTCTTAAAGTTCCACGGCATGAGCCGCGAGGCGTGGAAGCGCTTCGCCGCCAGCGGCACCCCCAACTACGACATCGTGCTCCCCGGGTTCAAGTACAACATGATGGACATCCAGGCCGCCATCGGCATCCACCAGCTCCCCAAGCTGGACGGCTTCATCGACCGGCGCACCGAGATCGCCCACTTCTACAACAAGGAACTGGCCGACGTCGCCGAACTGTGCCTCCCGGCATACGCCCCCTACCCCCAGCGCCACGCCTGGCATCTCTACACCCCGCTGGTTAAGATCGAGCACCTCTCTATCGACCGCGACGGTTTCATGGCCAAGCTCAAGGAGCTCAACATCGGCAGCGGGCTGCACTACAAGGCAGTGCACCGCCATTCCTGGTACCAGGCCAACCTGCCGCAACCGGAAAACGCGCTTCCCAACGCCGACTACGCCTCCGACCGGATACTGTCGCTGCCGTTGTTCCCCAAGATGACCGAGGACGACGCCCGCGACGTGGTCGAGGCAGTGAAAACCGTGATAGCAAGGAACCGTAAATGA
- a CDS encoding glycosyltransferase, which translates to MTPYLSVVVPVYNEEGNLDNLMQRLYPALTGMKRPFEIIFTDDGSRDRSLKILKRLAHDYPEVRVIEFNGNFGQHMAIMAAFEISRGEIVVTLDADLQNPPEEIPKLVAEMENGHDVVGTIRQNRQDSVFRKSASRLVNITTRKMTGMKMTDYGCMLRAYHRNVVNNINRCRETSTFIPALAQTFASSPSEIEVAHAERSEGESKYSFYKLIRLNFDLMTGFSVVPLQLFALTGIVTALGALAFALFLLVRRFVVGAEVEGVFTLFAILFFFIGITIFGIGIVGEYVGRIYQEVRHRPRYVVRRVYGGSDEG; encoded by the coding sequence ATGACACCCTACCTTTCCGTCGTGGTTCCCGTGTACAACGAGGAAGGGAACCTGGACAACCTGATGCAGCGCCTCTACCCGGCACTGACCGGCATGAAGCGCCCCTTCGAGATCATCTTCACCGACGACGGCAGCCGCGACCGTTCGCTGAAGATCCTGAAACGCCTGGCGCACGACTACCCCGAGGTGCGGGTAATCGAGTTTAACGGCAACTTCGGCCAGCACATGGCCATCATGGCCGCCTTCGAGATCAGCCGGGGCGAGATCGTGGTCACCCTGGACGCGGATCTGCAGAACCCGCCCGAGGAGATCCCCAAGCTGGTGGCGGAGATGGAGAACGGGCACGACGTGGTGGGGACCATCCGGCAAAACCGCCAGGACTCGGTCTTCCGCAAGAGTGCCTCGCGCCTGGTCAACATCACCACCCGCAAGATGACCGGCATGAAGATGACCGACTACGGCTGCATGCTCAGGGCCTACCACAGAAACGTGGTGAACAACATCAACCGCTGCCGCGAGACGAGTACCTTCATCCCGGCCCTGGCGCAGACCTTCGCCTCGAGCCCCAGCGAGATCGAGGTGGCGCACGCGGAGCGCAGCGAGGGAGAAAGCAAGTACTCCTTCTACAAGCTGATCCGCCTCAATTTCGACCTGATGACCGGGTTCTCCGTGGTGCCGTTGCAGCTGTTCGCCCTGACCGGCATCGTCACCGCGCTGGGCGCCCTCGCCTTCGCCCTGTTCCTGCTGGTCAGGCGCTTCGTGGTCGGCGCCGAGGTGGAAGGGGTGTTCACCCTGTTCGCCATCCTGTTCTTCTTCATCGGCATCACCATCTTCGGGATCGGGATCGTGGGGGAATACGTGGGGAGGATCTACCAGGAGGTGCGGCACAGACCGCGTTACGTGGTACGCAGGGTCTACGGAGGAAGCGATGAAGGATAA
- a CDS encoding formyltransferase gives MKDKVVVCAYHNVGYRCLEELLRQGADVRLVFSHEDSPGEEIWFQSVRALAARHGIPCITSSINDTENLAMLADLAPDFLLSFYYRNMITPQVLSLATRGALNLHGSYLPRYRGRVPVNWAVIKGERATGATLHYMVEKPDAGEIVDQEQVEIAFEDTAFDVFNKVTEAAVTVLRRSWPQLVAGTAARIPMDLTAGNYCRGRKPEDGRIDWNMSAVEIYNLVRGVTHPYPGAFTTLQGKKLLVWQACPVEGTGEPGRVLSTQPLRVGTGSGVLELRRLQLEGAAEFDAADFVQTTPCAGTLLT, from the coding sequence ATGAAGGATAAAGTGGTCGTCTGTGCCTACCATAACGTCGGCTACCGCTGCCTGGAGGAACTGCTCCGGCAGGGCGCCGACGTCCGTCTCGTGTTCAGCCACGAGGACTCCCCCGGCGAGGAGATCTGGTTCCAGTCGGTGCGCGCCCTGGCTGCGCGCCACGGCATCCCGTGCATCACCAGCAGCATCAACGATACGGAGAACCTTGCCATGCTGGCGGACCTCGCTCCGGACTTCCTGCTCTCCTTCTACTACCGCAACATGATCACCCCGCAGGTGCTGTCGCTGGCCACGCGCGGCGCCCTCAACCTGCACGGCTCCTACCTGCCGCGCTACCGCGGACGGGTGCCGGTCAACTGGGCGGTAATCAAGGGAGAGCGTGCCACCGGTGCCACGCTGCACTACATGGTGGAGAAGCCGGATGCCGGCGAGATCGTGGACCAGGAACAGGTAGAGATCGCCTTCGAGGATACGGCCTTCGACGTCTTCAACAAGGTGACCGAGGCCGCGGTGACGGTGCTGCGGCGCAGCTGGCCGCAGCTGGTGGCGGGGACCGCGGCGCGCATCCCGATGGATCTCACGGCCGGCAACTACTGCCGTGGCCGCAAACCCGAGGATGGCCGCATCGACTGGAACATGAGCGCAGTGGAGATCTATAACCTGGTGCGCGGCGTCACCCACCCCTACCCCGGTGCCTTCACCACGTTGCAGGGGAAGAAGCTCCTGGTCTGGCAGGCCTGCCCCGTCGAGGGGACGGGCGAGCCGGGGCGGGTGCTCTCCACGCAACCTCTCCGGGTAGGTACCGGCAGCGGCGTGCTGGAACTACGCCGCCTGCAGCTCGAAGGGGCGGCGGAGTTCGACGCCGCGGACTTCGTGCAGACGACCCCGTGCGCCGGCACCCTCCTCACCTGA
- a CDS encoding 4-deoxy-4-formamido-L-arabinose-phosphoundecaprenol deformylase: MHQYEPQTVALKVDVDTYCGTRDGIPNLLRLLEAFGVRATFYFSLGPDNSGKAVRRLLHKGFLAKMLRTKAPAMYGLKTMLYGTVLPAPMIGKELSEVIRSVRDAGHETGIHCWDHVEWHDHLHRLSPDQVEAELGRARASFEEIFGAPAATCAAPGWTVSAASLEVQDGLGLAYCSDTRGESPFYPVLNGRRFGTLQVPSTWPTMDELIGENGVGPDTVNDIYVSRLRSGLNVHTIHAELEGKALTPAFKDLLTRLTGRGVRFMTLAEAATEYGAGAPDCAVSMGYTAGRAMPVALQGPAL, from the coding sequence ATGCACCAGTACGAACCACAGACCGTAGCGCTCAAGGTGGACGTCGATACCTACTGCGGCACCCGTGACGGCATCCCGAACCTGCTGCGCTTGCTAGAAGCCTTCGGGGTCCGCGCCACCTTCTACTTTTCCCTCGGGCCCGACAACTCGGGCAAGGCCGTGCGCCGCCTGCTGCACAAGGGCTTCCTGGCCAAGATGCTGCGTACCAAGGCGCCGGCCATGTACGGCTTGAAGACCATGCTCTACGGGACCGTGCTCCCCGCGCCGATGATCGGCAAGGAGCTCTCCGAGGTGATCAGGAGCGTGCGCGATGCCGGGCACGAGACCGGTATCCACTGCTGGGATCACGTGGAGTGGCACGACCACCTGCACCGGCTCTCCCCCGACCAGGTCGAAGCGGAACTCGGGCGCGCCCGGGCCAGTTTCGAGGAGATCTTCGGCGCTCCCGCCGCCACCTGCGCCGCCCCCGGCTGGACCGTGAGCGCCGCGTCACTTGAGGTCCAGGACGGGCTCGGCCTGGCCTACTGCAGCGACACCAGGGGCGAGTCCCCCTTCTACCCGGTGTTGAACGGCAGGCGCTTTGGGACCCTGCAGGTACCTTCCACCTGGCCCACCATGGACGAGCTGATCGGGGAGAACGGGGTCGGTCCCGACACGGTGAACGACATCTACGTAAGCCGTCTGCGGTCTGGGCTGAACGTGCACACCATCCATGCGGAACTGGAGGGGAAGGCCCTCACCCCCGCATTCAAAGACCTGCTCACCCGCCTGACCGGGCGCGGCGTGCGCTTCATGACGCTGGCGGAGGCGGCCACCGAGTACGGTGCCGGTGCCCCCGACTGCGCGGTGTCCATGGGGTACACGGCCGGCCGGGCCATGCCGGTCGCCCTGCAGGGCCCGGCGCTCTAA
- a CDS encoding WbuC family cupin fold metalloprotein, with translation MKTLEYDDLNSLSAEARQSPRQRMNRNLHTDLADPVQRLAIAMEPGTYIRPHHHRHTWEVLTPLRGRFVVLTFDDGGVVVGRAVLGEEACVVEIPVGGWHAVLSLDAGGVIFEFKCGPYVPFKEEDFAAWSPAAEDDAHRELMRWFRDAEVGQRWPGRG, from the coding sequence ATGAAAACACTCGAGTACGATGATCTAAATAGCCTGAGCGCCGAGGCGCGGCAGTCGCCACGCCAGCGCATGAACCGCAACCTGCACACCGACCTGGCTGACCCGGTACAGCGCCTGGCCATTGCCATGGAGCCCGGTACCTACATCCGTCCCCATCATCACCGGCACACCTGGGAGGTTCTGACCCCGCTGCGGGGCCGCTTTGTGGTGCTGACCTTTGATGATGGGGGTGTGGTGGTGGGACGTGCCGTGCTGGGGGAAGAGGCCTGCGTCGTGGAGATACCGGTAGGCGGGTGGCACGCCGTGCTTTCCCTCGATGCCGGGGGCGTCATCTTTGAGTTCAAGTGCGGACCCTACGTACCCTTCAAGGAGGAAGACTTCGCCGCCTGGTCTCCTGCCGCCGAGGATGACGCGCACCGTGAGCTGATGCGCTGGTTCCGCGATGCCGAGGTCGGGCAGCGCTGGCCCGGCCGCGGTTAG